In a single window of the Neodiprion virginianus isolate iyNeoVirg1 chromosome 1, iyNeoVirg1.1, whole genome shotgun sequence genome:
- the LOC124310324 gene encoding uncharacterized protein LOC124310324, with the protein YPLNPQDRIGGPSLAISEQQEPRSPRAQRSYSAEIDFLQKSHAVRRTEDRRHTDFGEVGRWMPSSKQVSKTKRLPFPTQDSIEEEGAIQADNATRKNDQSELRDQEERSHDNQISPRTKMSEDFNAEEHEAMVPIKNGKSHATRSHSTGATCSRSRDHPSFGSSPSRPFRERRYTDTTLDPPGWDPPAMNIIRDDVFYSEDTKSSSLGSTPTGTVRRSIAEHRDYKRSPSSEVARCTTGVNQRIRDLYDFKVETEWPRKVRNPPRRNIWISKSGSEEEEHRESSESKERNADVLQKRDFEDLDEDEREERLRIFHEKLRFSEDLGQPNDQRERRIHSDDFGNERACRQIWSAKRTSGASRESWISYTEISQARQESRMSDASYVSIEVFERSVGAPTRRAFSQGDEPTPSSSTPPTPPSTPMSKDSAGKRNIHKKPERQGSKFKIYLV; encoded by the coding sequence TATCCCTTGAACCCGCAGGACAGGATCGGTGGCCCATCATTGGCCATCAGTGAGCAACAAGAGCCCAGATCACCGCGTGCCCAAAGAAGCTACAGCgcggaaattgattttctgCAAAAGTCGCACGCAGTGAGGCGTACCGAGGATCGTCGACACACAGATTTCGGAGAGGTTGGGCGCTGGATGCCATCCTCAAAGCAGGTCTCAAAGACAAAGAGGCTTCCCTTCCCGACCCAAGACTCGATAGAAGAAGAAGGCGCAATTCAAGCGGATAACGCGACACGGAAGAACGATCAAAGTGAGCTCAGGGACCAGGAAGAAAGATCGCATGATAACCAAATTAGCCCAAGAACTAAGATGTCCGAAGATTTCAACGCTGAAGAGCACGAGGCTATGGTGCCGATTAAAAACGGGAAGAGTCACGCCACCAGAAGCCATAGCACTGGGGCGACCTGTTCCAGAAGCAGAGATCACCCGAGCTTTGGCTCGTCCCCTTCCAGACCATTCAGGGAACGCAGATACACCGATACCACCTTGGATCCGCCGGGGTGGGATCCTCCGGCGATGAACATCATTCGTGACGATGTCTTTTACTCGGAAGATACGAAATCTTCCTCCTTGGGGTCGACGCCGACTGGCACAGTACGTCGGAGCATCGCGGAGCACCGAGACTACAAAAGAAGTCCGTCTTCCGAGGTAGCGAGATGTACCACCGGAGTAAATCAGCGAATTCGTGATCTCTACGACTTCAAGGTCGAGACCGAGTGGCCCAGGAAGGTGAGAAATCCACCCCGAAGGAACATTTGGATCAGCAAGAGCGGAAGCGAAGAAGAGGAGCACCGCGAATCGTCGGAATCCAAAGAACGGAACGCAGACGTATTACAGAAGAGGGACTTTGAGGATCTGGACGAAGATGAGCGCGAGGAACGGCTGAGAATATTCCACGAAAAGCTGAGGTTCAGTGAAGATCTTGGACAGCCGAATGACCAGCGGGAGAGAAGGATTCACTCTGATGACTTCGGCAACGAGCGAGCATGCAGACAAATTTGGAGCGCTAAGCGAACTTCCGGGGCCTCGAGAGAGTCCTGGATCAGCTATACCGAGATCAGCCAAGCTAGGCAGGAGTCCCGAATGAGCGACGCGAGCTATGTAAGCATCGAGGTATTCGAGAGGAGCGTCGGGGCCCCGACAAGAAGAGCCTTCAGTCAAGGCGATGAGCCGACTCCTTCGTCGTCAACGCCGCCAACACCGCCGTCGACTCCAATGTCGAAAGACTCAGCGGGAAAACGAAATATCCACAAAAAACCCGAAAGACAGGGTTCCAAGTTCAAGATTTATCTGGTATAG